A single region of the Gossypium arboreum isolate Shixiya-1 chromosome 12, ASM2569848v2, whole genome shotgun sequence genome encodes:
- the LOC108477958 gene encoding uncharacterized protein LOC108477958 has product MDKVYRWVPLEIQGVVFLTELIELPFGEFDLILGMDWFMEHRVSLDCASKRVTLRTDKNSEIVMIGEPRDYLSNVISAIVVEKLVKKSCEAYLAFVSDSTSAKLSVRDIYTVRGFPDVFSEKLPKVPLDSYHQLKVKETNMYKTTFKTCYGHYEFLVMPFSLTNTLATFMDLINQEVSFLGYVVIAERIRVDPKKIEDVVEWKQLKNSSFEKLKSVLTQAPVLVQPKPGWEFMVYNDASHVSLGCVLMLSGKVGNKMYQDLQELYWWPGLKREVTTLVSHYLTCQKVKAKHQLPSSLLQPIKIPLWKWKRVTIDFVSGLPLTPTKKDSVWVIVNRLTKFTHVVPIKTDYSLQNLTKLYVSEIVRLHKVSVLIIADRDPHFTSQFWKKLHKALDT; this is encoded by the exons ATGGATAAGGTATATAGATGGGTTCCATTAGAGATTCAGGGTGTGGTATTTTTGACTGAATTAATCGAGTTGCCTTTTGGTGAGTTTGATCTGATTCTAGGAATGGATTGGTTCATGGAACATCGAGTCAGTCTAGATTGTGCCTCTAAGAGGGTTACTCTGAGAACTGATAAGAATAGTGAGATTGTTATGATTGGTGAGCCTAGGGATTACCTCTCCAACGTAATCTCCGCCATTGTAGTTGAAAAGCTAGTCAAGAAAAGTTGCGAGGCATACCTTGCCTTCGTGTCTGATTCTACTTCTGCAAAGCTTTCTGTAAGGGATATTTATACTGTGAGGGGCTTCCCAGATGTCTTTTCTGAGAAGTTGCCCAAGGTACCTCTAGATAG TTACCATCAGCTCAAGGTTAAGGAGACTAATATGTACAAGACCACTTTCAAGACttgttatggacattacgagttcttggttatgcctttcagtTTGACAAACACTCTGGctacatttatggatttaataaaccAG GAGGTTTCTTTTCTGGGGTATGTGGTGATTGCAGAAAGGATTCGAGTTGATCCTAAGAAAATTGAAGATGTAGTCGAGTGGAAACAGTTGAAAAAT TCAAGCTTCGAAAAACTCAAGTCTGTTCTGACACAAGCTCCTGTTTTGGTTCAGCCTAAGCCGGGTTGGGAGTTCATGGTGTACAATGATGCATCCCACGTCAGTTTGGGATGTGTCTTGATGCTGAGTGGCAAG GTGGGAAATAAAATGTATCAGGACCTCCAAgaactttattggtggcctgggctgaAACGAGAAGTGACTACCCTTGTATCGCACTATCTGACATGTCAGAAGGTGAAAGccaaacatcagttgccttctagTCTGCTTCAACCAATTAAGATTCCTCTGTGGAAGTGGAAGCGAGTAACGatagactttgtgagtgggttgcctttgacacccactaagaaggactcAGTTTGGGTTATCGTTAATCGGTTGACCAAGTTCACTCATGTCGTTCCTATCAAGACAGATTACTCATTGCAGAATCTCACTAAGCTGTATGTTTCTGAAATCGTAAGACTGCACAAGGTGTCGGTCTTAATCATTGCAGACAGAGATCCACATTTTACTTctcaattttggaagaagcttCATAAGGCGCTAGACActtga
- the LOC108477959 gene encoding uncharacterized protein LOC108477959: MGLALKDGGSKSALTTSHRSNACSSGESKDLTDSYIETLDDSPLDQETKKKLTSRSIQPCELKYFAENDSGRKSGARRCLKPDPHIAEEFGKRYLKKSGEMILRIEDGRTWTVEYERRAGNKGRKAEFKSNSWGQFAIDNELEVGDVCVFELINENGNLLEVPFIASFTHRN, encoded by the exons ATGGGGTTAGCTCTCAAGGATGGTGGTTCAAAATCAGCATTGACAACCTCCCACAGGTCAAATGCTTGTAG CTCTGGAGAATCTAAAGACCTAACAGACTCGTACATCGAAACCTTGGATGACTCTCCACTAGACCAGGAAACAAAGAAGAAGTTGACATCCCGGAGTATTCAGCCTT GTGAACTCAAATATTTTGCAGAAAATGATAGTGGAAGGAAGTCAGGTGCCCGGAGATGTCTGAAACCTGACCCT CATATAGCAGAGGAATTTGGCAAGCGATATTTGAAGAAAAGCGGAGAAATGATTCTGAGAATTGAAGATGGGAGGACTTGGACTGTTGAGTACGAAAGAAGAGCAGGGAATAAAGGTAGAAAAGCAGAGTTTAAGAGTAACAGTTGGGGACAATTTGCGATCGACAATGAATTGGAGGTGGGAGACGTTTGTGTGTTTGAGCTGATCAATGAAAATGGAAACTTGTTGGAGGTTCCATTCATCGCAAGCTTTACTCATCgaaattaa